The DNA segment TTTCAGGGCAAAAGTACATTTGTTGGTGTACCTGGCGCTCAGGGGCTTCAGGCTGTGGTGGCTGAGGAACAGTGGAGGGGTTTGTAGCAGGCTGTACGTCGGGCTTTGGTTGGGGGTAGAAGTGATGGAGGTGGGAAAGTTGGTTCTGTGTTTCAGGTTCTGCTTCCTCTGGTTGTTCAGGTAATTTGTGATATGGTGGATGACCTTCAGATGCTGAAGGCTgtgagtaaaaagaaaatgaatatgGGGGTTTCTTGTCTTGGCTCTCAGGCTGGCTTGCATAAGGTTCCTGAAGGAGACTAGGCTGTGGGTTAATTGGGCTGGGAAGCAAATGTTTGTCAAAATAACCTGCTGGTGGTTTAGTTATTAGTGACGGTGCAGGTGGCTGAGAATAAAAAGGGGAGAAATGTTGCCATCTTCTTCCTGCATCAGTTTGGACAACTGGAGATGAAGCATGTCTAGGATTCACTGTGGGTGCAGCAGGTGTATTGACTGGACTTGCAGAGTAAAAGAAGGTCGGGTGGAAAGGACGATCCGTATCCTCTGGCCGCTGATTCAGCATATTTGAGTTCTGAGGAAGAACCGCTTGATCGGGATCATGAGGAAAAGCGGGTGTATACACACCTATGCTCGGTGTTTCATTTTGCCATTCAGGGTCCTTTTCTAGGTTTTCTGTGAATTCAGACTGAGCTGGTAACTGTGATGGACAGGAAATTGTTGCCTCTCCATCTCCAGCTACTTCCAGAGTGTACAGTCCATCCTGAACAGAAATATAAGTTATCTTTCTTCCtaagaaagggagaaaaatcaaaacaaacatgcacaacATACTTTTTTCTCTAGGCAGGGTGCATAATGAGCAGAGATgaccacaccttcaggatgtTCGACTGTGCTGAAGCCACATCTGTTTGAGGCCACCGTTAGTGGCTCCCAGTTACCGTTCACTGCAAAATAAATTGCAGGCAGAAACTCACCTTAGGTTTCCTACTTTGAAAGTCATCTTTTGTCCCCTCCAATTAAAGATTAGATGCCAAACTAAGCCATCATTGCACAACTCTACTCCTTAAAGCAGCTGATATTATAGCTTGCTACACTGAATACAGCCATACAAAACGCTGAGCTTTGCATTGATGCTACCAGATAATTATTGCAACATTTataaaaaagtttggacaaAAAACACTGGAGTTTGGACCATCAGTTAACTTTAAGGAAATCTAAATTACATGACAACACAAAGTGGTTGTCATAGTGATACAGGGTCTGGAAAAGGTACTTGTAGCCCAGTGTAGCCAACATGTCATGTCTTTAGTgctggtttaaaaacataaacagagacATGATGGAGACCAAAACTCACACTTAACTTTAATATTGGAGACGGGCAGGGTCCACTCTGTTTTTACGAGCATGCCCACAGTATTGCAGGTGACCATCGGCGGATTCAGTGACAGCGAGCTCATGAAAGGGCACGACATCCTCACTGGTATGCCCCACCAAAGCAGTGGGAGAACATAATTATCCTCCTGAAAGCAACAAGGAAACTATTATTCGTAAGCGCGTGGTTAAAATGTGCAGTGCCTTCAGATCAAAATGACTCACCTGGAGAGCGACGAAGCAACCATCATAGGGAGCGACTAAGACCAGATCTCGTTGTGTTGAGCTGATGGTGTAACCGCAGCTCGAAGGTAACTTGGACAGGGGCAAAGGAGACAAGTGGCTTCCTGGGGGAGACGTTCAGCAGGAGGAGGGTGTAAAATAGTTAGATGGAACTACTACCCAGACCTTAACATAACTACTTACCCCTGtccacaaaaagcagagatCCAGGGGTAGAAGCAGCATCATGAACCTGAAGCATCATGGAGTCCAGCGTACATTCAACCTTTGGTTCCATCTTAAGGAGTCGTTCCATTGCTTCCAGGTCGAGACCACCATATTGTCCATCTGGTTGTTTAGCTTCCCCCCAGGCTTTCAAAAATAGGGTTTGAAGTTTTAAAAGGTATGCAGTCGTTTACTAGAGGCCCTAAAACACTACGAACACAAAATCCTTCACAAGCATAAGAGACCAAATGTTGAAGTTTATTACTTTTAAAAGCCATGGTTCAATTTTACGTACCCACATCTGCCTGGTAATCTGTTTCAATGTCCCTGGTGTTGTTTGTGGTCTTGGTACTTTTGGATTTAGGACCTCGCAGCAGCTTTTGAACAAATAAAAGTGCTCCATGATCCTGACGACCTTCTTTACCCCGACTTTGACTGACCGTTGAGTTTCCACCTAGTTCATCCAGGGCCTTAAGCCTCGTCAGTGTTGCACAGTGACAAAGtgaagcagaaaacaaaaagagccCAAAATAGAGTGAACCATTAACGCCCCTGCTCTCTCTACACCCCATTGGAACAGAGGGAAAAGCACTGCCCCAGGACTGTACCACAAAAACTGATCAGTCCTCTTACCATGTAGTGCTAAACCTGGGCTTAATTTTGACTAATCAAACACCTAACCACAGCAGCTGGTGCCAATGGTGCAGTTAAGACCGGGAGGTCAGTCTGCAGCTGTGACaagagcacagaaaaaaaacaagatttacAACCAGTTAGCCTACTGCCATTTTTCTAACAGAAACTGTGTGCTGGTCAGTTTTCCTTTGGCTGAATGATCCCATACAGATTTTGACTTCCAAATAAAGTTTATCAATAAGTAGAATAACTTTacttcatttttaaaatcagtggAGTACTTAAACCTCACAGCGGTACTAGACGAGTTattcgctttaaaaaaaaggcatgTTTTATACCATCCCACTGTAAGTCATGGTATCAGCCTGGCCACCCTTATTAAAATTATCTGGCTTTGCCACTGTGCACTACAGAATACTAAAAGACTGAAAAGTAGTCTTTAGTGATGGTTTTTAAGTGTCATTATATTTTATGGTAATATCATTCTTCTACAGCTTGTTTAACAgtcagttttcagacttttagttgcttcattttatttaaaacatgtttgaaGCTTTGTCTGAGCCTGTATTCTCTAACATTTGAAGAAAAACTCCACTGCAATAATAAATCACATACAGATTATGTTACTGTCCATGTCTACTTTATTCTAGTCAGAGTGCTAAATGCACATGGTGTGGACAACGTCTTCTGGGCGCTGTATTGGTTTGGTGGGCATTAGCAAGCAGCAGCTGTTCTAAACTCAATGCTAAGCAGTCAAACACTGTTCAGAACCACAAATTTTACTGAAATCTAGTGCTCGTCCTAAGTTTCCAAATTTGAGTCCCACTCTGAGGTACTGTACCCCCAATATGGTGCACATATAAAATCGATTGTGTTTCTCTAGTGTAGCCATAAGAACATGCAGCTACTTTTGATGATTGAAAACAAACATACCAAACATGACGCTGtgagacaattttttttttccaagtgagAAAATGAGTAAAGACATGACTGAATTTGTCTCAATTTAATGGAGCTGTGTAGGCCAGTTTATCCTTcctaacatgttttttttcctttggtgtGATTAAGAACTGATCTGAAAGTAAGACAGATTATTATCACCCGAATCCCATTTAGATCAactctttctctttattttattgttttaacctTAAAAGTTTGTCTTTAACTACTGAAAATACCAAAGCAGACCGAGCAGATCAAAGCGATTTCCCTTTCATGGCagcctgcagtttattaaaaacCCAGTTGCAATTCCTTCCGTTttctgtcattaaacacttcagtaagtttatttctgggatttggCAAGACTTGAGTGCATTCTCCTAGTAAAGAGTGGAATGTGATAATTCACACATTAAGTGTAGCAGTAGAGTTCTCCTGTTTGATCACAAGATCTAGGTCAGTGTTTCCCCAATCCAAGTATGTACTGTTGCTAATTCAGTGTATCATTAGCACAATAAATTCAAACTGACCCACTTACAGCTATAATCACTAAAACTCCTGATTTActccattacaaaaaaaaaaaaataaagtgatgAGGCAACAGACTGGACATACTGGCTTTCCCTCTGGTTGGAATAATGTTTATTTGATCTGTCTGTAAACAAGACGTCTCATCGATGCATGGCATTTGAAACAGCAGATTTTGTGGCAGAAGGAAACTTCCCACTCAAAGAAAAAGGGACAAAATattccaaacttttttttttcctgtcgtTTAATTCTGTACATATTCCACAAAGTCTGGAGATTACCGATGCCAAAATATCCCTTAGGAAAAGTGCCATTAAAAGATACTTCTTGCTGGGGCAGCAGTTTAAAAATCCAACTTGTAGTAGCAACAGATCATcagatattgattttttttttttttttttatggcacAGAATACACAGTtattctcagaaaaaaaaatttcacaaGACAACTTACAAATGTTCTTATTCCAACCAACACCATTTTCAATATGTTTAGTGTAcacagcatctttttttttttcttttaaatatacttCTACGTACCGTACTATGACAATTTGTGAATACACCTTTGATGACTAAAGCACAAGGCAAATAATCCCAAGGCGCTGGAGCCCAGCAGCCTCAGTTTACAGTCAAAATGCATTCATACTGTAGTACAATGACATTTCAGTTTCATCGGTTAATGAACAAGAAGTTAGCGACAAATCAATTAGTGATGAGAAGTTTAAGTAGTGTTGAAGTCTAAAGAAGCAGTTacatgttttacagtcatctCAAGTAGTCGTCTTAATGATTTACAGTCAACAGGTGATGCCAACAATCATCCATCAGAACAAGCTGAAGGAATTCTGATAACCCTTTTATATTGACAATTGGTCCAAAGGGAGGGGGACTTGTGGGGAGAGGGGTGTGTATGCATGTAGTGATTTTACAGCAAAATTTACAGATAGCAGGAGATGACAGACAGACGTCTCAGCTGTCACAGAGGTGGAATGTCTGCCGAGACTCCCGAAATATAGTGAAGTGAGACGACGACCTCAGTAATGGGTGACCTTACACAACAGCCCAACACCACATCGTTAACTTTTAAGACCACATTCAGGTACAACAGCAAAGAAAAGCATGTGATGGAGGGTTGAAGAAGTTGTGCGGCGAATCGGTACACACATATAGGACTTTTGAGGAagtttgtcatttctttaatgGAGGCAGATGAGAAGATGGTTTTGGCTGGAATACTGCGCTAGGACAGAGGAGGGAGCAGGGCTGGGATCAGAGTGTTAGAGAGTATGCATGCAACTTTAAATGCCAAcatgctgatttaaaaaaaaaaaaaaaaagaaataaaaaaaaataacccagCATCTTTTAGTAATGCTCAAaagaagggggggaaaaaaaaaaaaaaaaaagcataattaTGCACCTTCACCACCATCACACGTGTACTTCCTGTTCAAATACTAGCCACTTGATGCAGTGAATGTTATACAAGGCGAGTCCAAATTTGTTGAACACTTTTATTACACTTTGCGATCATATTTGATGCACACTTGTGGTTAACATTTCAATGAACATGCCATTACTGTAGTGTCAGAAACATCAGAAGTACAATGTTAAAGTGgggatcattaaaaaaataaataaaataaagagtgTGGTGTTGGGAGGGTTAAGCAAACAAAAGGTTGTGTATAAAAGTAGACTGGATAGGAAGTAACACTGTATGCCACCTAATCCTGGAAGTAGTGTCAACACAATACGGTGAGTGGTAGTGAGCTGCTAAGGTGACGAACGGGTGGAGAGGTTGCTTAATATCCAGACTTCCTCAGGTACTCAGCCATTGCATGTGCTTTCTTGTTAAGATTTCCACCATGGACCGCCTCCTTTCCCATGACTATAACCAATACTGGAGCacacaaggaaaaaaagagaaatgaacagAATTGAAGAGTCTCCCTCCCCCTACAGGATGGATGGGGGAGGGGGGAACAAAGGTGACACAGCATCTTACCACTCTTCATTGCTATTAAAAGTTTCCAAGACATTTGACTGCTTTCAGGAGAAATCTTAACAGcaatatttcttttctcttctttttgtcCCTCAAATTTTAGCTaagtgagcttgaaatcattaaAACCCTGAATCCCTCAAGTATTTTGCCATTGAGTAAGCCTTCTTATTCAATCCGCCTCCATGGACCCCTTCTTTGCCCATTACAAGAACCAAAACTGGAAAAGAGAAGAGATAGAAAAGAGACAGTTAAGAAAAAGAGGTAAGAGAAAAGCAGCAAGAGTGTTTTCCCACACACAGGTTCTACTTGGGCGGGCCGCTCAGGTATATTAACAGCTATCTAAATGTACctgataaatgtttttgttcaattttattttcttcGTTGAGTCCGACATCATCTCTGATCAAGTTAATACTAGAAAGATTTCTGCattcttattttgaaaggtcaGTCGCTGATAACCAGCAAGCACTGACCATTTCCCTTCGCACGTTTTCTCTACTGCAGCTTTCACCTGCTGCTCAGTGGATGTGCTTTTGAAGATCCACTGTGAGCTGGAGGTTCACACCTGCCAgaacctgcagcaggtggagaactGGTTTATGTGGCGCTACACCGAGCTCACTGAGGCTGCAGGGAATAATAAGGGCTACCAGCTACAGTCTAAAAACTATGGAGTCATAGTTCAACTGCAGTATGAGAGACTCTAAAGATACAGCTGATgacatgactttaaaaaaaaaaaaaaaaaaaaaacccttgggTCAAAGTGCAGACCCAAGGcttataatttattatttaagacAGCTCCTCccacttttacacacacacttatcTCCCGCCACAAGTGGAACACAAGTCTGTGGGAAACACTGATAGAAATGTGACATCTAAGGATATTCAACTGTGAAGCTCACAGCGCCAAGTTTTATTATTAGCATCATTCATGTTGCCACTTGACACAATACAGCCTCTACACATGTCCTGTGTCACTGAACCATTGATTCAAATCTGCCAAATTCATTAACCCATAGTTCTAGTTCTGTTAAAGACAAACCAGTTAACGGATGCGTGAGCAGTTTCCTGCACAGCCCTCGTCTTCAGTGCACTTTTGAATATTGGTGTGTGTTTTGCACTGACAAACTGCAGGAAGACCAGTGCACTTGATTAGACCCATTTTCTCAGCTTCTGCTGACCTCTGCTTTTACCAACAAACCAGATGTAACTCATCAGTAATCGCCCGGGAGATTTAGGACAGAATCGCTCCTTTTTTGAGGGTCCTGGCTCTTTCTGCTAAAGAAAGAGCCTACCAGAAAAGAAAGACACTAATCAAAGTGCACTGTACCTTCCATACAGTTAAGACTGTAGTCCCTCCATGCATGTGCTATTGAATCAAATGTGTGCATTATTTCTTTGACTCCTCGAGTGAGGAACAACATGCAGAGCAGTAGAATAACAGGTGGAAAAAGCTCGTGCTTagggaaaggagaaaaaacaaaaacaaaaaaaacaaaaccttttatAGCTGAGGActaaaaagtaaatgaaaacagaatctGGTTTATATTGCAATCAGTGTTTCTCACCTTAGCAGCAGGTTatagtcatttttaatgaaatcGTTTTCAAGTGagaactgatttaaaaaaatatttaaattgttttgatgtgtgcaattagatcacacacacacacacacacacacacacacacacacacacacaaaaaaaaaatcaaaggcaTCAGATGACAACAACTTTGGTGAGAAACACTGAACAATACCAGAAACCAAGGACCACAAAGGCAAATAGAAAGAAGCGGGGCTATTGTGGCTTATATAGCTGTACTAATGTTGTAATAAATGCAAACACTAGAGTAACTGTAACTTGAGTCAAAGATTCTAAAACCATGATGTGTTTGAGGCCTACAAAAGATTTTAATTATCAAAATAACACAATTTTCTGCCAACCCACAACTTGTTTCTTCACTAATGTTAAACTTTTTCAGTAGTCCTGACCTTTATAGAACAAATGACTAATTAAGAATATAAACTATTAATGAAATATTGGGAAAAATATAACTTTGTGCATCCTGTAGATCTTATTCTGGCTCAGGTGTGGATTACAACCATAACTATGAGATAAGGAAGTGATGTCATACCACAAGAAAATGAGCCTGACAAATCTAATTTAAGACATTGCTCATACCTATGTGTTTATGGGAAACAGTAGTGTCTTAGCCTAAGTATGCTTTCTGATAGCTGCAGAAAACTAACCCATAATACGCCTTTACCTTTGCCGGCTCTTCCCACAGAGATATTGTATGTAGGTTCTCCTCCTTGGCTCTTTGTCCTGATGTCCATTGTCCAGTCGCCCTCATCCTGGAGGCTGTCTCTGAGGACTGAACACTTCTTTGAGCCCAGAGTGAGACCGCTGGTATAAAAGGTCTCCCTGTCTTTACCGATAAGGACGTCTATTTCCTGAGACTGAGGAGAGAGaggcaaacaacaaagaaagaaagagacacacaaacaggattGAGGCGATATTAGTCACAATTAGTCCCCAAGATGTACAAATGTGGTTCCAGTAACATGGCAAGCATAATCCCATTCCAAATAACGCAGTATTATTAGGTAGATCAACTTTAATACATGACTTATATGCACACATGAATTCTGCACAATAATAATTGAGGGATTTTTTAATGAATTGCACATGTCTTGACTTTTGGGAATTCATTTCCATCCTTGTAAACACTGCtttataatgtttttttaaatgagaattcggtgattttatttgtaaagaCATCTTCCAATTCTGTTCTGGGTGTCAGACAAAATGATAGAGGCCTAACTTATCTAATATTTTAGaaaggtacagagaaaaacaaaaggtaGATTATTCATAGTAGCATCCTGGCACCGGTCACGAGtgataaaacagcagcattaggAATTACAGACTAGCATCAAGGGAAAGGACCGCGTTAAAACCCGTTCTCTGGAGCCTAACACGCCCTGTCCCCAAACCAGGCGATAATATGATCGGGATCCTCTGCCTGCAGGGACTAGCGGAAGTAAAGCGGCGTCTATGCACCGGTCTACTGCTCAAGCAATCCCAatgaatgaattgaaaacgcTCATTCCCTATTAAAAGACGAGCATTTATAATTGCACTCGCTTCTTGCTCGCACTGATAACACTGCGGGTTTACCGCAGGCTGAACCAAACACCACACATTAGCTTTTAAAAGCACAGGGAGCTGGTAAAGCAGCAGCTTAAAGTTAGCTAATCAAAGCAAGCGTGCACACAAAAGCATGCACGCTCCCTTCAATCAGACACCGTCTACTCACTGGTCTGAAATTAGCTAAGTGTTGTTTTACCCGGGTTCCCTCACCCCTTTATTTTGATTATTACAAGAGAGCACGCCATAACTATCTATTTGTGTGTGAAAGCCGTTATACGAGAAGCCTTCTCTGAGCCACATGAGGTCTAATCCCAACGTTTCCTTAGCTAGAAAAAGCCGACACAGGCCACTGAtgagctagctagctagcccaTAAGCTAGCTCGGCACCGTTAGCTCGTTAGTCGCTTAGATCCTGCGAGGTAACGGTTTCTGCGCTCCTCAGGCTGGTGAGCGTCTGCGTGACAGATAACATTACTGCCAAACGAAACCACACTCTCACACCCCCAAACGAGCTCATTTTGACATCTTACCGTGATATTGTTGAATGTACCACCGGCATGTGCTGCCCAAACATATTTGGCGTCCATATAACCAACAATGGCGCTATCCTGACAGCTGCCATCGGCCATCAGGTTTTCCACGTAGCTTTGCCAAGACATTTTCAAGAAACTGatgatataaatatatttaatttaaaaaactaaaccTATTTTTTTAGTGTTGTCGCCAAATAAGAGGCAagacagaatgaaaaaaagCCCGCAGACTAATTTAGAGTCTCCAATCGAACCCACACTTCGACGTTGAGCAACGCGAAGGCTGGGGCAGCAAAGAAAGCCAGGGCAGTGAGGCAGCGGCTGGGTGTAGTCCGTATCAGATCACTCCGCACAATGAGCTCCCTGGCGCTTTTATGGCAGCAGGCGGCGGAATAAAGAGGGACTTATCAGCTCAGCCAACAGTCAAGTCTGAGGGAATGCCGGGATGGAGATTTACTCATTCTTTCATTAACTTCAAGTGTTTTCATGTTGTAGGGATGACATGACAAAGAGCGTCAGACCAGACACCATGTGGGCTTTTACCCGCagtgcacacacaaaaacaacacgCACTGAGATGCACGTGTCTGATGGATTTCGCaattattttctcatctaacGATCCTTCATAATATTGTTACTTAAAATCTGCATTCAccggccactttgttaggtacacctgttcatcTGCAAGTTATTGCAAGTATCTAATCAGCCAAACACATagcagcaactcaatgcattgTAAA comes from the Oreochromis aureus strain Israel breed Guangdong linkage group 18, ZZ_aureus, whole genome shotgun sequence genome and includes:
- the LOC116320423 gene encoding uncharacterized protein LOC116320423 isoform X4, producing MGCRESRGVNGSLYFGLFLFSASLCHCATLTRLKALDELGGNSTVSQSRGKEGRQDHGALLFVQKLLRGPKSKSTKTTNNTRDIETDYQADVAWGEAKQPDGQYGGLDLEAMERLLKMEPKVECTLDSMMLQVHDAASTPGSLLFVDRGSHLSPLPLSKLPSSCGYTISSTQRDLVLVAPYDGCFVALQEDNYVLPLLWWGIPVRMSCPFMSSLSLNPPMVTCNTVGMLVKTEWTLPVSNIKVKLNGNWEPLTVASNRCGFSTVEHPEGWTVHSGSSWRWRGNNFLSITVTSSV
- the LOC116320423 gene encoding uncharacterized protein LOC116320423 isoform X5; this translates as MGCRESRGVNGSLYFGLFLFSASLCHCATLTRLKALDELGGNSTVSQSRGKEGRQDHGALLFVQKLLRGPKSKSTKTTNNTRDIETDYQADVAWGEAKQPDGQYGGLDLEAMERLLKMEPKVECTLDSMMLQVHDAASTPGSLLFVDRGSHLSPLPLSKLPSSCGYTISSTQRDLVLVAPYDGCFVALQEDNYVLPLLWWGIPVRMSCPFMSSLSLNPPMVTCNTVGMLVKTEWTLPVSNIK
- the LOC116320421 gene encoding profilin-2-like isoform X1: MSWQSYVENLMADGSCQDSAIVGYMDAKYVWAAHAGGTFNNITSQEIDVLIGKDRETFYTSGLTLGSKKCSVLRDSLQDEGDWTMDIRTKSQGGEPTYNISVGRAGKVLVIVMGKEAVHGGNLNKKAHAMAEYLRKSGY
- the LOC116320421 gene encoding profilin-2-like isoform X2, producing MSWQSYVENLMADGSCQDSAIVGYMDAKYVWAAHAGGTFNNITSQEIDVLIGKDRETFYTSGLTLGSKKCSVLRDSLQDEGDWTMDIRTKSQGGEPTYNISVGRAGKVLVLVMGKEGVHGGGLNKKAYSMAKYLRDSGF